The stretch of DNA gggggcggcggcgccGGGCTGGCCGCGGTGAATGAGCCGCCGGGGCTGCCGGGCCGCGCTGCCCCCCACGGAGCCGGGCCGGGAGCGCCTCCGGCGGCCGCGGCGGGGTAGTCCAGGCCCCTCCGTCAGGCTTGCGGTTTGGGAAGAAAAGGCGATGCCTCCGCCAAGAAAAGAGCGAGCGCGGCCCCCTCCCCCTCCGCCGagcccgggcggcggcggcggcggcacaTCTAACGCGCGGGCACCCGGGCCGCCGCGGCCCCCGCAAACTACGCCCAGGCTCGGCCCCCGCCGCTCATTGGCGCGGGCCGGAGCCAGCGCACCCAGACCCTGCGCTGCCCTCGGCCGGCCGCGCGCGGAGTCCCAGCTGCCCAGGCCGACGGCGCCCGGCCCCGAGAGCCTCGACGCCGAGCCGCCCGCGCCTCCTCGGCCGGGCCCAACGCGGGGAGCGGGGCGAGCGAGCAGGCGCGGCTGGCGCGCCGCGGCCCGGGCGCCCCCGGCCTGGCGCCCTCGCCGCCGCGCCGCCTCAACGCCTCCTGCTCTCCGCAGGTGGCCGCGGGCCCGAGCGGTGCGGCCATGGGCCGAGGGGTGCGCGTGCTTCTGCTGCTGGGCCTTCTGCACTGGGCCGGGGGCGGCGAGGGCAGGAAGACCTGGCGGCGCCGAGGCCAGCAGCcacccccgccgccgcccccgccgcggGCCGAGGCGGCCCCGGCAGCCGGGCAACCGGTGGAGAGCTTCCCTCTGGACTTCACGGCCGTGGAGGGCAACATGGACAGCTTCATGGCACAGGTCAAGAGCCTGGCGCAGTCCCTGTACCCCTGCTCGGCGCAGCAGCTCAACGAAGACCTGCGCCTGCACCTCCTGCTCAACACGTCGGTGACCTGCAACGACGGCAGCCCGGCCGGGTAAGGCCTGCACCCGCCCGCCGCGACCAGCGAGCCCCCGTCGGTGGCCCCGGGACCGCCGGCTGCCTGGTCACCAGCGGGTGCGCACCACCCGCCTCCCTGTCCCCGCTCAGACGCACGGAGCCTGCATTGGACTGTCCTTGCTGGCCGCAGCGGTGGTCGCCCACAAGGGAAAGGGCTCCCGTCGGGCCTCGGAGGCGCTGGCTCCGGGTAGGGCCCTGCTAGGCGACTAGCTGCGCGGGGGTTGGGGCAGCGTTGGTCCTGGGCCAGCCCCGGGCACTGACCCCTCGGCCACCGGTACCCAGTCCCTGTACTCGCGTTCTTCGTTCCCTGGGCGGGGAGATGGCAGTCCGCGAGTGGCCCTGACTCCAGCAAGAGGAGGTGACACAGCGGGGCGGAGGGACGCCTGCCGTCCgcacctccacccccatcccagctcAACTCGCCCCGTCTGCTCCGGGCTGCTGCTGGGACTGCCAGAGATCCAGCCAGCCGGAGGAATAGACAGGGGGCGCAGGTGGGACAGAAGGACCTGGGGTGCGGCATTCACCCCCTCTCCAGCCCCTAGCAGATAAAGGAAGGATGCGAGGCTGAGGGTTGGGGAGGGGTTAGGGCTGCCCATGCCCTCAAGTGACTGCACAGCCTGAGGAACACGACGTTAGGTCCGACCTTGGTAGGAAGGATGCGACGCCGCTTCGATGGCGCCCGGGCCCCTCCACGCCCGCCTGTGCGACCCCGTCCCCCTGCCCCACGCACCCTCGAGAGTGCTTTTCACTCTCCAAGCTCCACTGCGCATCCCAGGAGGATCTGGAGCCCTGGCGaagaccccaccccccaccccgcctggcCGCCTGCGCCGGGGTTACAGCGGGTCCCGCGCGGGGCGGGCCGTGGGGATTTTCCACGGACCACACAGCCCCTCGCCGCCCTTCCCCGCCTCGCGAGCGCCACCTCCCGGGACTGACCGCCGCTGGCCCGGCCGGGCGCGCTCTTCGGGGGCCTGTCCGCTGGCGCCCCCGTGCGGCCGGCGCGTGCCCGGCGACAGGTGGAATGACCCCTATCTCCCCGAGCTGGACCCTGCAGCCCCCGCTCGCCGTCCCCCCTACCCCCCgccatgaccacccactccactCACTTCCCTTGCAGCTACTACCTGAAGGAATCCAAGGGCAGCCGGCGATGGCTACTCTTTCTGGAAGGTGAGTCTCAGGTGCGGATGCAGCGGGGCAAGAGGAGGGTCCCCTCGGCACTGGACCCTGAGGTTGTGGGCTGTGCCCGCAGGAGGCTGGTACTGCTTCAACCGGGAGAACTGCGACTCCCGATATGACACCATGCGGCGTCTCATGAGCTCCAAGGACTGGCCCCGCACTCGCACAGGTCAGCGCGCCAGGGTTTGCCGAGGAATCCCCAGGAGGCCAGGGGAAGGGAAAGGGGCTCATAATTGGAAGTCCTGGAAGAAGCCTCTTCTCCTTCATTCCCTAGATCCCCAGAGAGGCCCCACCCCATccgtcccccaccccaccaagatTAGGGAACATTCACTCTAACATTTCATTCTTATTCCACAGGTAACTTCCCAGGGCTCACCCTGGCTACACAGTACAGAGCTGGTCCCTGGTCAAAGTAGCTGGTGGAAGGGGGGGAGGTTGAGGTCATGTCCAAAAGTCACAGCCCGGCTGGGCATCCTGGTCATGGAGACTCCTTGGAGTAACTAAACCCATCCATTCCCCACTTCCCCGGCAACCTTAGTTCAGGTGGGTGTCACCATCCACCTCCTTGCTGGAGCTTGGTAGGATCCCTCTACATCCGCTTACCTTCCTGTAGTCTTCACCCCTGCCTGCATGCCCTGCTCCCACCAAAAAGACCTACTGCCTCTGTTCTTCCCTGTCACAGGCACAGGGATCCTGTCCTCCCAGCCAGAGGAGAACCCCCACTGGTGGAACGCCAACATGGTGTAAGAGGGAGCCAGAAGATCCTTTCTGGGGGAGGGGAGTCCTGTCTTGGGGGTCCTTTCTGGGGGCTCCTTCCTAAGAGGTTCTTAGGGGAAGTCCATCCTGGGGGATCCTGTCCTTAAGGGGATCTGGTCCTGGGAGAGGTCCTTCCTAGGGAGGTCCTGTCCTCAGGAGTCCTTCCCGAGGAGGGTGATCCTTCCTGGGGTCCTCGGgcaacagaggagcatggcaggctcaCACCATCCATGTGTCACAGCTTCATCCCCTACTGCTCCAGCGATGTGTGGAGTGGGGCTTCATCCAAGTCTGAGAAGAGTGAGTCCCAtgccttcccctccaccccctcccccccacccccacagaggcagggcagggaggacAGCACTTGTGGGGAAATACAGACGTTCAGCCTTGTGACTCCCTCTAACCCTTCGATAGTGTGTCCCAGGGTGCACGCCCCCAGCGCCCACTGCCTGGCTTGTCCATGGCTGGCCTGACACTGGGGGAGGGGGTTCCTCACTCCTAGGTGTTCCCCGAGGAAGGGCCCCCAGCACAGTCTTGTGTACCTGACCCACCTTCCTTCAATCTACCCCTGCCCCTGTTCCCATCCTGTGGAAGACCCTCCAGACACCCAGCTATACCTGACCTCCTTCCAACCTGGGGATGGGAGGACTGGCTGTCCAGGCCACCACTTGAAGCCAGCTCTCCTTCTCTGTGCAGATGAGTACGCCTTCATGGGCACCCTCATCATCCGGGAGGTTGTGCGAGAGCTCCTGGGCAAAGGGCTGAGTGGGGCCAAGGTGCTGCTGCTGGCAGGGAGCAggtgggctgggcaggggctggggtgggagtgtGGATGGAAGGGAGAAGATGGGGCTGAGCCAGGGCAGACGCATGGCCAGGAGGCTCAGCAACATGGGGCATCTCTGAGGTTTGGCTCCCGAATGCCATGTGGCTGGAAGCTGTCCCGCAGACGCTTCTGCCTCCGTGGTTGTTGGGTGTGAGGGAGGCTTTGGATCACAGTGACCTAGGCAGTTGACTAGGGGCTAGCTGTGGACCAATGCACCGCCAAGGGCTGGGGTCCCTGTAGGCAAGATCACTTCATTGTATCCCAGTGGGCTTGTATCCCAGTAGGGGACTCAGGGGTTGTCTAAggaatggacagaggggcctggaccACAGAGTTCACCTTCATTTTCAGATAAGGGAACTGAGTCAGAGAGTGAGAAgggggggagggaagaaggggtgggaggaagtgAGATGACCCGACACTTAGCTCTGTGTCAGTGCCTGGAGCTCTGCCAGCCCTTCTCTGCCTCCAAGACCTGGAAGGGCCCAGGGGCCTTACACACGAACCCAGAACGTGGTGGCAGCTCAGAATGCTCTTGGATCCCTGTGCCCTGGGGAatgggctggggctgggcaggcCTGGTGGGTGAGTGTCCTTCCTCAATCTGCCCGGCTTGACCTCCCACCTTCCCTGCAGTGCGGGGGGCACAGGGGTGCTGCTGAACGTGGACCGCGTGGCCGAGCAGCTGGAGGAGCTGGGCTATCCAGCCATCCAGGTGCGGGGCCTGGCTGACTCCGGCTGGTTCCTGGACAACAAGCAGTACCGCCGCACAGACTGCATCGACACCATCACCTGCGCGCCCACAGAGGCCATCCGCCGGGGCATCAGGTGCCCCGGGAGGGAGGGCCCATTCTGTGCAGAGGGCCTGGGATTGGGTGGCATCAGGGGGTGGAGGAGCTCgtgggggctgggtgggagggggagagcaGCCTAACCTGCAGTGTGTGGCCTAGGTACTGGAACGGGGTGGTCCCGGAGCGCTGTCGGCGCCAGTTCAAGGAGGGCGAGGAATGGAACTGCTTCTTTGGCTACAAAGTCTACCCAACTCTGCGCTGTGAGTGGGCacgcagggaggtgggggggggggcgctgGGTGGGGTTTGGCGGTGGGTGTCCAGCCTTTCTGTGTCTGCTGGAAACCCAGCCTGGAGTCCAGTCCTTAGAGGCTAGGCTCAGAGACCATTGCCACACCCAAGAAGGGTTGACAAAGTCATCTGAGCCTGGCCAGGACTTTCTCAGTTTTAGCGCTAAAAGTCCACTCAGTTCAAAGCAAACTAGGATGGTTGGTTACGCTGACCACACCCACGGTGAGGAACGTGCCTTGGAGTTGAATCCCAGTGCTGTCCCTGCGTGGGGCCTTGGCTGTCCCTCGCCAGCACCACACTCGAAGCAACATAATCGCCATGTTTTGGTCAAAGCGGAGTCCTTGGAGCCAGGccaaggtgggaggagggaacgAGGCACCTCTTCAAGGCAGCGTGCCAGGGGGACTAGTCGCCAGCACTCTGCAGCCAGGGCCTGGCTGGGCTGTGAGCCTGCTGTGGAGCTGGCTTTGGCCTCTGCCcctggagcctggggtggggggcagagctCCGAGGCGAGGCCCAGCTGAGCCATCCCCCCAGGCCCGGTGTTCGTGGTGCAGTGGCTGTTTGACGAGGCCCAGCTGACTGTGGACAATGTGCACCTCACGGGGCAGCCAGTGCAGGAGGGCCAATGGCTGTACATCCAGAACCTGGGCCGTGAGCTGCGGAACACACTCAAGGATGTGCCGTGAGTGTGTGGGGACCCCACTTGGCCCCCCAGATACATAGTAAACCACTTGACTTGAAAAGAGAGGCCGCAAAGATGGAAAACAGGAAGCAGCCCAGGGGTCCTTGAGGTGATAAACTGTGGTCAATGTAGACAAAGGGGTACTACCCAGCGCTAGAGAGGAGTGAGCAACTGAGCCGCGAAAAGAGGAGGAACTGTAAATGCATgttaccaagtgaaagaagccagtctgaaaaggccaCATGTGGTGTGATTCCAACTCTGTGAcatcgaacccaagtcttttgcatctcctgcattggcaggcgaattctttaccactgtgccacctgggaagcccctatgacatcctggaaaaggcaaaactatggacacagtaaaaagatcagtggtggCCAGGGGTTGGGAGAGAGAGGTATAAATAGGTGGAGAAGAGTAGATGTTTAGGGCTGAGGAACTGCTCTGTATGGTACAACGGTGGACACATGTCATTGCAGTCGTAGTAgcgttagccgctcagtcatgtccgactgcgacatgtagcctaccaggctcctctgtccatggaattctccaggcaagaatactggagtagtagcTCTTCCCGTCTCCCTCGGACCTTCacaagccagggattgaagcctGGTCTCCTTcatataggcagattctttatcatctaagccaccagggaagcccatgtgtcaTTATACGGTTGTCCAGATTCATAGACAGTACAACTCCAAGGATGAACCCT from Bos mutus isolate GX-2022 chromosome 19, NWIPB_WYAK_1.1, whole genome shotgun sequence encodes:
- the NOTUM gene encoding palmitoleoyl-protein carboxylesterase NOTUM isoform X1 is translated as MGRGVRVLLLLGLLHWAGGGEGRKTWRRRGQQPPPPPPPPRAEAAPAAGQPVESFPLDFTAVEGNMDSFMAQVKSLAQSLYPCSAQQLNEDLRLHLLLNTSVTCNDGSPAGYYLKESKGSRRWLLFLEGGWYCFNRENCDSRYDTMRRLMSSKDWPRTRTGTGILSSQPEENPHWWNANMVFIPYCSSDVWSGASSKSEKNPPDTQLYLTSFQPGDGRTGCPGHHLKPALLLCADEYAFMGTLIIREVVRELLGKGLSGAKVLLLAGSSAGGTGVLLNVDRVAEQLEELGYPAIQVRGLADSGWFLDNKQYRRTDCIDTITCAPTEAIRRGIRYWNGVVPERCRRQFKEGEEWNCFFGYKVYPTLRCPVFVVQWLFDEAQLTVDNVHLTGQPVQEGQWLYIQNLGRELRNTLKDVPASFAPACLSHEIIIRSHWTDVQVKGTSLPRALHCWDRSLHDSHKANKAPLKGCPIHLVDSCPWPHCNPSCPTIRDQFTGQEMNVAQFLMHMGFDVQTVAQQQGLEPSKLLGMLSSGS
- the NOTUM gene encoding palmitoleoyl-protein carboxylesterase NOTUM isoform X2; translation: MGRGVRVLLLLGLLHWAGGGEGRKTWRRRGQQPPPPPPPPRAEAAPAAGQPVESFPLDFTAVEGNMDSFMAQVKSLAQSLYPCSAQQLNEDLRLHLLLNTSVTCNDGSPAGYYLKESKGSRRWLLFLEGGWYCFNRENCDSRYDTMRRLMSSKDWPRTRTGTGILSSQPEENPHWWNANMVFIPYCSSDVWSGASSKSEKNEYAFMGTLIIREVVRELLGKGLSGAKVLLLAGSSAGGTGVLLNVDRVAEQLEELGYPAIQVRGLADSGWFLDNKQYRRTDCIDTITCAPTEAIRRGIRYWNGVVPERCRRQFKEGEEWNCFFGYKVYPTLRCPVFVVQWLFDEAQLTVDNVHLTGQPVQEGQWLYIQNLGRELRNTLKDVPASFAPACLSHEIIIRSHWTDVQVKGTSLPRALHCWDRSLHDSHKANKAPLKGCPIHLVDSCPWPHCNPSCPTIRDQFTGQEMNVAQFLMHMGFDVQTVAQQQGLEPSKLLGMLSSGS